The Lachnospiraceae bacterium oral taxon 500 genome window below encodes:
- the csrA gene encoding carbon storage regulator: MLALSRRIGESIIIDDNIVVTVIGISGEQVKLGIQAPGHIKIYREEIQEQIRQENEAAMNVSDSSAEALKNLIKKI, translated from the coding sequence ATGCTGGCACTTTCAAGACGCATAGGCGAGTCGATCATCATCGACGATAATATCGTGGTGACGGTAATCGGCATCAGCGGAGAGCAGGTTAAGTTAGGCATTCAGGCGCCGGGCCATATTAAGATCTACCGAGAGGAAATTCAGGAGCAGATCCGGCAGGAGAATGAAGCAGCGATGAATGTTTCCGATTCTTCGGCAGAAGCCTTGAAAAACTTGATAAAGAAGATATAA
- a CDS encoding aminotransferase DegT, which yields MNQTWIPLSVPNLKGNELKYVTAAVTGEWVSTAGAYVGDFEQKIAEYLGVSGAVSCQSGTAGLHVGLQLCGVGPGDAVIVPTLTFIAAVNPVKYLGAEPIFMDCDDSLCMDMEKLERFCREECDWKDGQLIHRAGGRPVKAVVPVHIFGNLADLDRLMPLAEKYGLKVVEDATEALGSRFLSGRYAGRYAGTIGDFGVYSFNGNKIITTGGGGMMVARSEADRLHAKHLTQQAKSDEVRFEHDEIGYNYRLTNLQAALGLAQLEQLESFIGHKKENYERYQKAIRELPGLKFLDFRPDIRANYWFYSLYLTDEFPLSREDLMQYLMEQKVQTRPIWGLIHQQKPYQGSRTYQIEKAVSYRDRVLNLPCSTNLTAADVDRVIAVICQAGK from the coding sequence ATGAATCAAACATGGATTCCTTTATCAGTACCGAACTTAAAAGGGAATGAATTAAAGTACGTTACCGCCGCCGTGACTGGGGAATGGGTATCGACGGCCGGAGCGTATGTCGGTGATTTTGAGCAAAAAATAGCGGAATATCTGGGCGTGAGCGGAGCGGTGTCCTGTCAAAGCGGAACAGCCGGCCTGCATGTCGGCTTACAGCTTTGCGGCGTAGGGCCGGGCGATGCGGTCATTGTCCCGACGCTGACCTTTATTGCGGCGGTTAATCCGGTCAAATACTTGGGCGCAGAGCCGATTTTTATGGACTGCGACGACAGCTTATGTATGGACATGGAAAAGCTGGAGCGCTTTTGCCGTGAGGAATGTGACTGGAAGGACGGTCAGCTGATCCACCGGGCCGGCGGCCGGCCGGTGAAAGCGGTTGTGCCGGTGCATATTTTCGGCAATCTGGCGGATTTGGACAGGTTAATGCCGCTGGCGGAAAAATATGGTTTAAAAGTGGTTGAGGACGCAACCGAAGCGCTGGGCAGCCGCTTTTTGAGCGGGCGTTACGCCGGCCGCTACGCCGGTACCATCGGGGATTTCGGGGTATATTCCTTTAATGGCAATAAAATCATTACTACCGGCGGCGGCGGGATGATGGTTGCCCGGTCGGAAGCAGACCGGCTGCATGCTAAACATTTGACGCAGCAGGCCAAATCGGATGAGGTACGGTTTGAGCATGATGAGATCGGTTACAATTACCGGCTGACCAATTTACAGGCGGCGCTGGGCTTGGCGCAGTTAGAGCAGTTAGAGAGCTTTATCGGGCATAAAAAAGAAAATTATGAGCGCTATCAAAAAGCCATTCGGGAATTGCCGGGTTTAAAGTTCTTGGATTTCCGGCCCGATATTCGGGCAAATTATTGGTTTTACTCGCTGTATTTGACAGATGAATTTCCGCTGAGCCGGGAAGACCTGATGCAGTACCTGATGGAACAGAAAGTTCAAACCCGGCCGATTTGGGGCCTGATTCATCAGCAAAAGCCCTACCAGGGCAGCCGGACATATCAAATCGAAAAAGCCGTCAGCTATCGTGACCGCGTACTGAATCTGCCATGCAGCACGAACTTGACCGCAGCCGATGTTGATCGGGTCATTGCCGTCATTTGTCAAGCAGGGAAATAG
- the neuC gene encoding UDP-N-acetylglucosamine 2-epimerase (hydrolyzing), with protein sequence MKKICFITATRAEYGLLKPVMMRAAADSEIELQILVLGMHLSPEFGFTYREIENDGFVITRKTETLLSSDTPAGISKSMGLTMISVTDALLELAPDMVVVLGDRYEIFAAVSAAYTLRIPVAHLAGGEVTAGALDEGFRHSISKMSRLHFTANETYRRRVIQLGEAPETVFAVGDTGAENIRRQSLLSRPEIEKELGIKPDEPYFLITYHPVTLGQGDAAEEAERLLSACAAFPDIRLIVTAANADAAGRRINQKWEEYQIAEPTRIQLFSSLGQLRYLSAMKYCKAVLGNSSSGILEAPTMGRPSVNIGSRQEGRLRAESVIDCPPETEAIKAAITKALSPEYQDGSHFRNTPYGQGQETSDSILREIKRFFVQPQPPAKRFYDI encoded by the coding sequence ATGAAAAAAATTTGTTTTATAACTGCGACCAGAGCGGAATATGGTTTGTTAAAGCCGGTTATGATGAGAGCGGCGGCGGATTCGGAGATAGAACTTCAAATTTTGGTGCTGGGGATGCATCTGTCGCCGGAGTTTGGCTTTACCTACCGGGAAATTGAAAACGACGGTTTTGTCATCACCCGAAAAACGGAAACGCTGCTCAGCAGCGATACGCCGGCCGGAATCAGTAAGAGTATGGGATTGACCATGATTTCGGTGACGGACGCTTTGCTGGAATTAGCCCCGGACATGGTGGTGGTTTTGGGCGATCGCTATGAGATTTTTGCGGCGGTCAGTGCCGCTTATACGCTGCGAATTCCGGTGGCACATCTGGCCGGCGGCGAGGTAACGGCCGGTGCACTGGACGAGGGCTTTCGGCATAGTATTTCCAAAATGAGCCGGCTGCATTTTACCGCCAATGAAACTTATCGCCGGCGGGTGATTCAGTTGGGGGAAGCGCCGGAAACGGTCTTTGCGGTCGGTGATACCGGAGCGGAAAATATTCGTCGCCAGTCCTTGCTCAGTCGGCCGGAGATTGAGAAAGAGTTAGGCATTAAGCCGGACGAGCCTTATTTTTTGATTACTTATCACCCGGTGACCTTGGGGCAGGGGGATGCGGCCGAGGAAGCGGAAAGGCTTTTGTCAGCCTGTGCGGCCTTTCCCGATATCCGGTTGATTGTGACTGCGGCCAATGCCGATGCCGCCGGCCGCCGGATCAATCAAAAATGGGAAGAATACCAAATCGCTGAACCAACCAGGATTCAGCTCTTTTCTTCCCTGGGACAGCTTCGTTATTTAAGTGCGATGAAATATTGCAAAGCTGTGCTCGGTAACTCTTCCAGCGGCATATTAGAAGCTCCGACCATGGGGCGGCCGTCGGTCAATATCGGCAGCCGGCAGGAAGGGCGGCTGCGGGCCGAATCGGTGATTGACTGTCCGCCGGAAACCGAAGCCATCAAAGCGGCCATCACCAAGGCATTATCGCCGGAATATCAGGACGGCAGCCATTTTCGCAATACCCCCTACGGCCAGGGACAGGAAACTTCAGACAGCATCCTTCGAGAAATCAAGCGCTTTTTTGTACAGCCGCAGCCGCCAGCCAAGCGGTTTTATGATATATAG
- a CDS encoding NAD-dependent dehydratase, whose protein sequence is MAKVLVTGADGFIGSHLTEELVRAGQEVKAFVYYNSFNSWGWLDSLPPEILKEIEIFAGDIRDPNGVRTAMQGREVIYHLAALIAIPFSYHSPDAYVDTNIKGTLNVLQAARDHQPERVLITSTSEVYGTAQYVPIDEKHPYQGQSPYSATKIGADRLAESFYRSFQLPVTIVRPFNTYGPRQSLRAVIPTIITQLLSGCQTIKLGALSPTRDFNYVKDTVAGFMAIAAAEKAIGEEINIATGQEISIGQLTEELIRQINPQAVIACDEERLRPEKSEVNRLLGSNEKIKAMTGWQPRYDLAAGLAETIEFFRHHLDRDKVNIYNI, encoded by the coding sequence ATGGCCAAAGTATTGGTAACCGGAGCGGACGGCTTTATCGGCAGTCATTTGACGGAGGAGTTAGTCAGAGCCGGTCAGGAAGTAAAAGCGTTTGTTTACTACAATTCATTTAATTCCTGGGGCTGGCTGGACAGCCTGCCTCCGGAGATTTTAAAGGAGATTGAGATTTTTGCCGGCGATATTCGCGACCCGAATGGTGTTCGGACGGCAATGCAGGGTCGGGAAGTGATTTATCATTTGGCGGCGCTGATTGCGATTCCCTTTAGTTATCATTCGCCGGATGCTTATGTTGATACCAATATCAAAGGGACTTTAAATGTTTTGCAGGCGGCTCGGGATCATCAGCCGGAGCGGGTGCTGATTACATCAACTTCCGAAGTTTACGGCACGGCGCAGTATGTGCCGATTGATGAAAAGCATCCCTATCAGGGGCAGTCGCCCTATTCTGCTACCAAGATCGGAGCAGATCGTTTGGCGGAGTCTTTTTACCGCAGTTTTCAGCTGCCGGTCACGATTGTCCGGCCGTTTAATACTTATGGGCCGCGGCAGTCGCTGCGGGCGGTGATTCCGACGATTATCACCCAGCTCCTCAGCGGCTGTCAGACAATTAAGCTGGGAGCGCTGTCGCCGACGCGGGATTTTAATTATGTGAAGGATACGGTGGCCGGTTTTATGGCGATTGCCGCTGCCGAAAAAGCAATCGGCGAGGAGATCAATATTGCGACCGGGCAGGAAATCAGCATCGGTCAGTTAACCGAGGAGCTGATCCGGCAGATTAATCCGCAGGCAGTGATTGCGTGTGATGAGGAGCGGCTGCGTCCGGAGAAAAGTGAGGTCAACCGGCTATTGGGTTCAAATGAAAAGATTAAAGCGATGACCGGCTGGCAGCCGCGCTATGACTTAGCGGCGGGTCTGGCGGAAACGATTGAGTTTTTCCGGCATCACCTTGACCGCGATAAGGTCAATATTTATAACATTTAA
- a CDS encoding CMP-N-acetlyneuraminic acid synthetase — protein MKNIAIIPARSGSKGLKDKNIKLLGGKPLLAYTIEAAAASGCFAEIHVSTDSPEYAKIAENFGAAVPFLRAESLAGDTAGSWEVVKMVLDKYERSGQVFDTVALLQPTSPLRTAEDIRNGYALLTEKRADMIVAVCAAEHSPLWMNTLPENQSMDGFLDLNRLAGNRQALPVYYRINGALYIGRTDFIRRQTNYYQAGTYAYVMAKNASVDIDDAQDFEWAEYLLAKRENSNRKFISIDKKS, from the coding sequence ATGAAAAATATAGCAATCATCCCGGCCAGAAGCGGGTCAAAGGGACTGAAAGATAAGAATATCAAGCTGCTGGGCGGTAAGCCGCTGTTGGCCTATACGATTGAAGCGGCAGCGGCGTCGGGCTGCTTTGCCGAGATTCATGTCAGCACCGATTCGCCGGAGTATGCAAAAATAGCGGAAAACTTCGGCGCGGCCGTTCCGTTTTTGCGGGCGGAAAGTTTAGCCGGCGATACAGCCGGCAGTTGGGAAGTCGTTAAGATGGTTTTGGATAAATATGAACGCAGTGGTCAAGTCTTTGATACCGTGGCACTGCTGCAGCCGACTTCGCCGCTGCGGACGGCCGAGGATATCCGAAACGGTTATGCGCTGCTGACCGAAAAAAGGGCGGATATGATCGTGGCGGTCTGTGCTGCCGAACATAGTCCGCTGTGGATGAACACACTGCCGGAGAATCAGTCGATGGACGGCTTTCTGGATTTGAACCGGCTGGCCGGCAACCGGCAGGCGCTGCCGGTTTATTACCGGATTAACGGCGCTCTCTATATCGGGCGAACCGATTTTATCCGGCGGCAGACGAATTATTATCAGGCCGGAACATACGCTTATGTCATGGCTAAAAATGCGTCGGTCGATATTGACGATGCACAGGACTTTGAGTGGGCCGAGTATTTACTGGCCAAGCGGGAAAACAGCAATAGGAAATTTATAAGCATTGATAAAAAAAGCTAA
- the rpsF gene encoding 30S ribosomal protein S6 codes for MNKYELALVINGRLSDEERDNALQAVKGIVERFNGKIGEVEDWGKKRLAYEIQKMHEGFYYFIHFEAESSAPAEIESRVRILEPVLRYLIVKEGE; via the coding sequence ATGAATAAATACGAATTAGCTCTTGTTATCAACGGCCGTTTATCGGATGAAGAAAGAGACAATGCGCTGCAGGCAGTAAAAGGCATTGTTGAAAGATTTAACGGCAAGATCGGAGAAGTTGAGGACTGGGGAAAGAAGCGTTTGGCGTATGAGATTCAAAAGATGCATGAAGGATTTTATTACTTCATTCATTTTGAAGCAGAATCATCGGCGCCGGCGGAAATTGAATCCCGTGTCCGTATCCTTGAGCCTGTTCTTCGCTATTTGATTGTGAAGGAAGGAGAATAA
- a CDS encoding flagellar assembly protein FliW (binds to flagellin and appears to stabilize flagellin during flagella assembly) encodes MNRNTRGENMVIQTKYFGEIQIDETKVIHFEQGIFGFEDQKEFAILYEGEADDNPFCWLQSVHEVHVCLPLIDPLIWFPEYQPDLPDEEVQKLGELNPEIISVYTVTVVPENIEQMTTNLRAPIVLNLETKKGAQIVIEEGDYPIRENLYQRIKQTREE; translated from the coding sequence ATGAACCGGAATACGAGAGGAGAAAATATGGTTATTCAAACAAAATATTTTGGAGAGATTCAGATTGATGAAACCAAGGTGATTCATTTTGAGCAGGGCATTTTTGGCTTTGAAGATCAAAAGGAATTTGCCATTTTGTATGAGGGTGAGGCGGATGATAATCCGTTTTGCTGGTTACAGTCGGTACATGAAGTTCATGTCTGTCTGCCGCTGATTGATCCTCTGATCTGGTTCCCGGAATATCAGCCGGATTTGCCGGATGAGGAAGTTCAGAAGCTGGGCGAGTTGAATCCAGAGATTATCAGTGTTTATACGGTGACGGTGGTTCCGGAAAACATTGAGCAGATGACGACCAATCTGCGGGCGCCGATTGTGCTCAATCTTGAGACCAAAAAGGGAGCGCAGATTGTGATTGAAGAGGGAGATTATCCGATTCGGGAAAACTTGTACCAGAGAATTAAGCAGACAAGGGAGGAATAA
- a CDS encoding single-stranded DNA-binding protein encodes MNKVILMGRLTRDPEVRYSQGANSIAVARYSLAVDRRFRRDGDPEADFFNIVAFGKAAEFTEKYFKKGMKVVVVGRLQTGSYEKDGITRYTTDIIAEEQHFAESKKSFEGNQDSGFSRPSSRPQSAAPADDGFAPIGDDFDDDDIPF; translated from the coding sequence ATGAATAAAGTCATATTGATGGGCAGATTAACCAGAGATCCGGAAGTCCGGTATTCCCAAGGGGCAAACTCGATTGCGGTGGCCAGATATTCACTGGCAGTAGACAGACGGTTTCGCCGGGACGGAGATCCGGAGGCAGATTTTTTTAATATTGTCGCTTTTGGCAAAGCGGCTGAGTTTACGGAAAAATACTTTAAAAAAGGCATGAAGGTTGTAGTGGTCGGACGCTTGCAGACAGGCAGCTATGAAAAAGACGGGATTACCCGTTATACCACCGATATTATTGCCGAGGAGCAGCATTTTGCCGAAAGTAAAAAAAGCTTTGAAGGAAATCAGGACAGCGGATTTTCCCGCCCGAGTTCAAGGCCGCAGTCGGCCGCTCCGGCCGATGACGGTTTTGCGCCGATCGGAGACGATTTCGATGATGATGATATTCCTTTCTAA
- a CDS encoding lipid carrier--UDP-N-acetylgalactosaminyltransferase: MYVKYGKRAVDFGLALVGLIGLGWLLVLLAFLVRLTSPGPALFRQRRIGRNKKEFEILKFRTMRIDTPQDMPTHLLADPERYVTPLGRWLRRTSLDELPQFFNILKGEMALIGPRPALWNQFDLIAGRELYGVNRLRPGLTGWAQVNGRDEIPLVKKIRLDAEYAKRISLRFDLKIFFMTAGKVITGEGIKG; encoded by the coding sequence ATGTATGTAAAATACGGTAAAAGGGCGGTTGATTTTGGTCTGGCGCTGGTCGGACTGATTGGTCTGGGCTGGCTGCTGGTGTTGCTGGCGTTTTTAGTGCGCCTGACTTCGCCGGGGCCGGCGCTGTTCCGGCAAAGACGGATTGGCCGGAATAAGAAGGAGTTTGAGATTTTAAAGTTTCGGACGATGCGGATAGATACGCCGCAGGATATGCCGACACATTTGCTGGCAGATCCGGAACGGTATGTGACACCGCTGGGGCGGTGGCTGCGGCGGACGAGCCTGGATGAGTTGCCTCAGTTTTTTAATATTTTAAAGGGAGAGATGGCGCTGATTGGCCCGCGTCCTGCGCTGTGGAATCAGTTTGACCTGATTGCCGGCCGGGAACTTTACGGCGTCAACCGGTTACGGCCGGGTTTGACCGGTTGGGCACAGGTCAACGGCCGGGACGAAATCCCGCTGGTCAAAAAGATTCGGCTGGATGCAGAATATGCTAAGCGGATCAGTTTGCGGTTTGACCTGAAAATCTTTTTTATGACGGCCGGTAAAGTCATAACCGGGGAAGGAATTAAGGGATAA
- the rpsR gene encoding 30S ribosomal protein S18 codes for MAFQKKQQRPMKKKTCSFCEENGEKLSYKDVNKLRRFISERGKILPRRITGVCAKDQRTLTTAIKRARHVALLPYIED; via the coding sequence ATGGCTTTTCAGAAAAAGCAGCAAAGACCGATGAAGAAAAAGACTTGTTCTTTTTGTGAAGAAAACGGCGAGAAATTAAGCTATAAAGATGTGAATAAATTACGCCGCTTCATTTCCGAACGCGGTAAGATTTTACCTCGCCGCATCACCGGCGTATGCGCCAAGGATCAAAGAACTTTGACCACGGCGATCAAAAGAGCAAGGCATGTGGCCCTGTTGCCGTATATTGAAGATTAA
- a CDS encoding polysaccharide deacetylase — translation MTAHGVMFHHFHDEANYIKSQGSISARELRELLEYYKTKGRDNAGYKLLPAGEWQRKALENTLQPDEVCLTFDDGLKCQYEVAYPVLKELGLTAFFFIPTQRFLGEAEKLEIYRHFRFACFAEIDDFYQAFFAVLKESKRISDLGQKLRAPECLDYLREFSFYTDNDRLFRYVRDKLLTEAQYHELMAEMMAQRDYDAAETEKKVYLNKEEIGALFAEGNVIGLHSHTHYTSLVDTGYDRQKWEYTTNRWVLQEIIGEPVETVSYPSNSYNDKTLEIMREMGIRLGFRANMEPGFASVLDFPREDHTNIIRRMRHENHGIYQ, via the coding sequence ATGACAGCACATGGAGTGATGTTTCATCATTTTCATGATGAGGCAAATTATATTAAATCACAAGGCAGTATTAGCGCCCGGGAACTGAGAGAACTGCTGGAATACTATAAAACTAAAGGCAGGGATAATGCGGGATATAAGCTTTTACCTGCCGGAGAGTGGCAGCGGAAGGCACTGGAGAACACATTACAGCCGGACGAAGTTTGCTTAACTTTTGACGATGGCTTAAAGTGCCAGTACGAAGTGGCGTATCCGGTTTTAAAAGAGCTGGGCTTAACTGCTTTTTTCTTTATTCCGACCCAAAGATTTTTGGGGGAAGCGGAAAAACTGGAGATTTACCGGCATTTTCGGTTTGCCTGTTTTGCGGAAATTGATGATTTTTATCAGGCTTTTTTTGCGGTTTTAAAAGAAAGCAAACGCATTTCCGATTTGGGCCAAAAGCTGAGGGCGCCGGAATGTCTGGATTATTTGCGGGAGTTTAGCTTTTATACGGACAATGACCGCCTGTTTCGCTATGTGCGGGATAAGCTGCTGACCGAAGCTCAGTATCATGAGTTGATGGCGGAAATGATGGCACAGCGCGATTATGATGCAGCGGAAACCGAAAAGAAAGTATATTTAAATAAGGAAGAAATAGGGGCGCTTTTTGCCGAGGGCAATGTGATCGGCCTGCATTCACATACGCATTATACATCGTTAGTCGATACCGGTTATGATCGGCAGAAATGGGAATATACGACCAATCGGTGGGTATTGCAGGAAATCATCGGCGAGCCGGTGGAAACGGTTTCTTATCCGTCAAATTCTTATAATGACAAGACCTTGGAAATTATGCGGGAAATGGGAATTCGGCTGGGATTTCGGGCGAATATGGAACCGGGTTTTGCTTCGGTTTTGGATTTTCCGCGGGAAGATCACACCAATATTATCAGGAGAATGCGTCATGAAAATCACGGTATTTACCAGTAA
- a CDS encoding flagellar biosynthesis protein FlaG, producing MRIEGSTEAFTLPKIASSVQAEVAAAEDRRVSAEPSSAEKMKVEHEKAAQTQEIRREMSEDEIFKQVKDANQKLKTYDRRLEFSIHDVTKKIMVKVINTNDDSVIREIPSEKALDMLAYVWKMTGILLDEKR from the coding sequence ATGAGAATTGAAGGAAGTACGGAAGCGTTTACGCTGCCCAAAATCGCTTCCAGCGTTCAGGCGGAAGTTGCGGCAGCAGAGGACAGGCGTGTTTCAGCGGAACCCTCATCGGCCGAAAAGATGAAGGTAGAGCACGAAAAAGCGGCTCAAACCCAGGAAATCCGCCGGGAAATGTCGGAGGATGAGATTTTTAAGCAGGTCAAGGATGCCAACCAAAAATTGAAGACCTATGACCGGCGGTTGGAGTTTTCGATTCACGATGTGACCAAGAAAATCATGGTCAAGGTGATCAACACCAACGACGACAGCGTAATCCGGGAAATACCGTCGGAGAAGGCTTTGGACATGCTGGCCTATGTCTGGAAGATGACAGGTATTTTACTGGACGAGAAGAGATAG
- a CDS encoding nucleotidyltransferase, producing MEIKDFLIPESFRIIDAMQRLDTLGKKTLFVAENGRLLAAVTDGDIRRWILKNGNLQKSVKEVANYRPKWLPAEERKQAYRKLKEWEVDAIPLLADERRIVSIFLWNNEEIRSGRKLLIPTVVMAGGFGTRLYPYTKILPKPLIPIGEIPIAEHIMNRFHSFGVNSFYLVVNHKKNMIKAYFSENNKNYQIYYIDEDKPLGTGGGLQLLAGQITETFFLTNCDILVEADYEQIYRCHQEAGNRITMVCARQNMKIPYGVVEAGEQGKLLTMKEKPELSFLTNTGFYVVEPVVIERLEKDVPISFPEIIADCQQRGERVGVYTVEADQWLDMGQIEEMEKMEKMLTGLEMEK from the coding sequence ATGGAGATCAAGGACTTTTTAATCCCGGAAAGCTTTCGGATTATTGACGCAATGCAAAGGCTGGATACTTTGGGCAAAAAAACTTTATTTGTCGCGGAAAACGGCCGGCTCCTGGCGGCAGTAACCGATGGTGATATCCGCCGCTGGATTTTAAAAAACGGAAACTTACAAAAATCCGTTAAAGAAGTGGCCAACTATCGGCCCAAATGGCTTCCGGCGGAAGAAAGAAAGCAGGCTTACCGGAAGCTGAAAGAATGGGAAGTGGATGCCATTCCTCTGCTGGCGGATGAGCGGAGAATTGTCAGTATTTTTTTGTGGAACAATGAAGAAATTCGTTCCGGCAGAAAGCTTCTGATTCCGACAGTAGTTATGGCCGGCGGCTTTGGTACCAGGCTGTACCCCTATACCAAGATATTGCCCAAGCCGCTGATTCCCATCGGTGAGATTCCGATTGCCGAGCATATCATGAACCGTTTTCACAGCTTTGGTGTAAATTCCTTTTACCTGGTGGTCAATCATAAGAAAAACATGATTAAGGCCTATTTCAGCGAGAACAATAAAAACTATCAGATTTATTATATTGATGAAGACAAACCGCTGGGTACGGGCGGTGGCTTGCAGCTTTTGGCCGGGCAGATTACGGAAACTTTTTTCCTGACCAACTGTGATATTTTGGTGGAAGCCGATTATGAGCAGATTTACCGCTGCCATCAGGAGGCGGGCAATCGGATTACCATGGTCTGCGCCCGCCAAAATATGAAGATTCCCTATGGTGTGGTGGAAGCCGGTGAGCAGGGGAAACTTTTAACGATGAAAGAAAAGCCGGAGCTGTCGTTTTTAACCAATACCGGCTTTTATGTGGTCGAGCCGGTGGTGATTGAGCGCCTGGAGAAAGATGTTCCGATCAGTTTCCCGGAGATTATCGCCGATTGCCAACAAAGAGGAGAGCGGGTTGGTGTTTACACGGTTGAGGCTGACCAATGGCTGGATATGGGCCAGATTGAAGAAATGGAAAAAATGGAGAAAATGCTGACCGGACTGGAGATGGAAAAATGA
- the neuB gene encoding N-acetylneuraminate synthase, whose product MKQKVFIIAEAGVNHNGELALAKKLADKAKEAGADAVKFQTFRTDKLVAASTAQAAYQTVNIGKEESQAEMLRRLELSYADFRELQAYCREIGILFLSTAFDLESIDFLESLSLPVWKIPSGEITNLPYLEKIAALQKPMILSTGMAEMDEIRAALAVLENGQEITVLHCTTEYPAPDKSVNLQAMLTLKAELGRPVGYSDHTEGIVVPIAAAALGAVVLEKHFTLDKTMSGPDHKASLEPAELTEMVKAVRRVELCLGSSEKRPSQAELENRRAARKCIVAAGAIAAGETFTPKNITVKRAGAGISPMQWYEVLGQKAIKDFAPDEQICLK is encoded by the coding sequence ATGAAGCAAAAAGTATTTATTATCGCCGAAGCGGGCGTCAATCATAACGGCGAACTGGCGTTAGCCAAAAAGCTGGCGGACAAAGCCAAAGAAGCGGGGGCTGATGCCGTTAAGTTTCAGACCTTTCGAACCGACAAGCTGGTAGCGGCGAGCACCGCTCAAGCTGCTTATCAGACGGTGAATATCGGCAAGGAAGAAAGTCAGGCGGAAATGCTGCGCCGTTTGGAGTTGTCCTATGCCGATTTTCGGGAATTGCAGGCCTATTGCCGGGAAATCGGCATTTTATTTTTATCGACCGCCTTTGATTTGGAAAGCATTGATTTTTTAGAATCCCTCAGTTTGCCGGTGTGGAAAATTCCATCCGGCGAGATTACCAATCTCCCTTATTTGGAAAAAATTGCCGCCCTGCAAAAGCCGATGATTCTGTCGACCGGCATGGCGGAAATGGATGAGATTCGGGCGGCGCTGGCCGTTTTGGAGAATGGGCAGGAAATTACGGTGCTGCACTGCACGACCGAATATCCGGCTCCGGATAAGAGCGTCAATCTGCAAGCGATGCTGACACTGAAAGCGGAACTGGGGCGTCCGGTCGGGTATTCCGATCATACCGAGGGGATTGTCGTGCCGATTGCAGCAGCGGCGCTGGGGGCGGTTGTGCTGGAAAAGCATTTTACTTTGGATAAAACCATGTCCGGACCGGATCATAAGGCCAGTTTGGAACCGGCCGAGTTAACCGAGATGGTCAAAGCGGTACGCCGAGTTGAGCTTTGTCTGGGCAGCAGCGAGAAAAGGCCAAGCCAGGCCGAACTGGAAAACCGCCGGGCTGCTCGTAAATGTATTGTGGCGGCCGGGGCGATTGCTGCCGGTGAAACTTTTACTCCGAAAAACATTACGGTCAAAAGAGCCGGCGCGGGTATCAGTCCAATGCAATGGTATGAGGTTTTGGGACAAAAAGCAATCAAAGATTTTGCGCCGGACGAGCAGATTTGCCTGAAATAA